The DNA window AGGTTCCACGGTAAGCTCTTCGTCTGGTCGACAGTGACGAGGAGCCTATGCAGAAAAAAAATCGCGCCGCTTTCCTGGGTCTTTCGTTGTTAACGTTGCTCGCCGGTTGCGGCAGCGGCGGGTCGGGCGTCAGTCAGGCCGACATCGATCGCTTCGTTGGCGACTGGAAGTTCGACAGCGAAAACATCAGCGCCAGTTGCGGCGCCGGCGGGCCGTCCTTTCAGCAGGATCTCACCGGCCAGGTGATGACGTTGGCTCAGGGCACCGGCGCCCAGATCATGCTGACTCTGGCCAGCACCTGTCACGTCACCTTCACCGTCGTCAGCGCCACGACGGCTACCGCCGTCCCGGCCGACAGCATGTGCAGCCTGACCGTGAGTGGGATGACGGTGATGATTGCCGTGACGTCGTGGACGCTCACCACCTCCGACGGGATGACCATGTCCACCATGCAGGCGGGAACAGCTCTGGTCGGCCTGTGCACGGTCACCGGTTCCGGCATGGCGACCAAGCAAACCGGCACCGCCACCGACGCCGGCGCCGACTAGACCGCTTCAGCGCAGGGCTCGTCCGCGCTAGAGAATCTCGATCTTCGGATTGAGGATGGTGGTCAGAAAAGCCGCGCGGCTCTCTTGCGGTTGGCGCGCCAGCTCTTGCAGCACCTCGTCCAGCGGTTCGGTTCCCTCTTCGAACAGCACGGCAAACCCACGATAGGCCACGGTGCGGATGACGCTGCCGCTGGCGCGCCAGGTTTGCCCGCGGTCGGACGAGAACACCACCGAGATCTTGCGGTGAATATCCACCTTGATGGTGGATTTGAAGAAGCAGCCGCCGCGCGAGATGTCCTGCAGCTCGCCGTCGGCAGAGACGCCCCGCGCCGAGAAGACCAGGGTCACCGGCACGCCCAGTCCAAAGCGCGGGTATTGCCGTTGTTCCACCCCGTCCATGGTTTCAGAATGCCATAAACGGAGGCCGCCGTATCGTTCGCCGCGGCGCGCGCGTGCTATCTATTGACGCGCATCATGGCCAAGACGGCGGTCGATCAGCCCGGGCGGGCGGCGTTGGCGGGGGGCTTTCGTCCGGTCTCGCCCGACCTTGTGCCGCAAACGCTGTTCACGCGTCGTAAACACTGGGCCGAGCGCTTCGGCATCGCGCCCGTCCTGCCCATGTCGCGCGCCGAGATGGACTCCCTTGGCTGGGACAGCTGCGATGTCATCCTGGTGACCGGCGACGCTTACGTCGACCACCCCAGCTTCGGGATGGCGCTGGTGGGACGGCTGCTGGAGGCGCAGGGATTTCGCGTCGGCATCATCGCCCAGCCCGACTGGCGCAGCGCCGAACCGTTCGCGGCGCTCGGTCGCCCGACGGTGATGTTCGGCGTCACCGGCGGCAACATGGATTCGATGGTCAACCGCTATACCTCCGACCGGCGCATTCGTTCGGACGACGCCTACTCGCCGGGCGGCGCGGCCGGGCTGCGTCCGGATCGCGCGGTGATCGTCTACGCCCAGCGCTGCCGCGAGGCGTTCGCCGACGTGCCCATCGTCATCGGCGGCATCGAGGCCAGCCTGCGGCGGATCGCCCACTTTGACTATTGGTCGGACAAAGTTCGCCGGTCGGTGCTGCTGGACGCCAAGGCCGATCTGCTGGTCTACGGCAACGGCGAGCGCGCGGTGGTGGAGATAGCCCATCGGTTAGCCGCCGGCGAGGCCCCGGCGCAGTTGACGAATCTGCGCGGGACGGCGTTCGTGCGGCGGCAGGCGACGACCGGCTGGACGGAGATCGACTCGCGGCAGATCGACACGCCGGGGCCGCTGGCGCCGCTGGTGGATCCGTATGCCGTGGCCGAAGAATCGGCGGGCGCGTGCGCGACGGGTGGGGCGCCGGCGCCGTCCGAAAGCCTGGTGCCGCTGCGCCTGGGCAAACAGAAAACCGATCGGGAAAAGACCGTCGTCCGCATGCCCGACTTCGACGCCGTGACGGCCGATCCGGTCCTGTACGCGCACGCCTCGCGCTTGCTGCACGTCGAAGCCAACCCGGGCAACGCCCGTGCCCTGGTGCAACGCCATGGCGACGTCGACGTCTGGCTGAACCCACCACCGCTGCCGCTGTCGTCGGCGGAGATGGACGCCCTTTACGAACTGCCGTACACGCGCCGGCCGCACCCGCGCTATGGCGAGGCGGAGATCCCGGCGTACCAGATGATCCGGTTCTCCATCACCATCATGCGGGGCTGCTTCGGCGGCTGCTCGTTCTGTTCGATCACCGAGCACGAGGGCCGCATCATCCAGAACCGGTCCGAGGCGTCCGTGCTGCGCGAGATCGCCACCGTCCGCGACACCGTCCCCGGATTCAGCGGCACCATCTCCGACCTGGGCGGCCCCACCGCCAACATGTACCGCCTGCACTGCAAGAGCCCGCAGATCGAAGCGGCCTGCCGGTTGCCGTCCTGCGTGTACCCGGCCATCTGTCCCAACTTGAAGACCG is part of the Polyangia bacterium genome and encodes:
- a CDS encoding PilZ domain-containing protein — translated: MDGVEQRQYPRFGLGVPVTLVFSARGVSADGELQDISRGGCFFKSTIKVDIHRKISVVFSSDRGQTWRASGSVIRTVAYRGFAVLFEEGTEPLDEVLQELARQPQESRAAFLTTILNPKIEIL
- a CDS encoding YgiQ family radical SAM protein codes for the protein MAKTAVDQPGRAALAGGFRPVSPDLVPQTLFTRRKHWAERFGIAPVLPMSRAEMDSLGWDSCDVILVTGDAYVDHPSFGMALVGRLLEAQGFRVGIIAQPDWRSAEPFAALGRPTVMFGVTGGNMDSMVNRYTSDRRIRSDDAYSPGGAAGLRPDRAVIVYAQRCREAFADVPIVIGGIEASLRRIAHFDYWSDKVRRSVLLDAKADLLVYGNGERAVVEIAHRLAAGEAPAQLTNLRGTAFVRRQATTGWTEIDSRQIDTPGPLAPLVDPYAVAEESAGACATGGAPAPSESLVPLRLGKQKTDREKTVVRMPDFDAVTADPVLYAHASRLLHVEANPGNARALVQRHGDVDVWLNPPPLPLSSAEMDALYELPYTRRPHPRYGEAEIPAYQMIRFSITIMRGCFGGCSFCSITEHEGRIIQNRSEASVLREIATVRDTVPGFSGTISDLGGPTANMYRLHCKSPQIEAACRLPSCVYPAICPNLKTDHDPLIGLYRQARQIPGIKKILIASGLRYDLAATSPAYVRELATHHVGGYLKIAPEHTESGPLSKMMKPGIGSYEKFKYLFDKYSRQAGKKQYLIPYFIASHPGTTDQDMLALALWLKKNGLRADQVQAFLPSPMASATAMYHSGKNPLRRVRRKSEDVFVPKGLKVRRLHKAFLRYHDPANWPLLRDALQRMGRADLIGSAAHHLIPRHQPPGTVATPPRGPKRRGGKLRTQHTGLRGVSLPRR